A portion of the Stigmatella aurantiaca DW4/3-1 genome contains these proteins:
- a CDS encoding family 43 glycosylhydrolase produces the protein MGLWLTVLAVLSATACSEDETPPTEEPPPTPPTVNTKSYTNPLRAVIPGGGTVDNCPDPTLIRGQQPGDTSWYVYCTMDPLNAQDKDGEGKLKQHLIPMLKSTDLVDWTYAGDAFTAPPEWAQPTTDLWAPEIEYFGGKYHLYYSVVDSKSGGNAIGVATSDGPLGPWTHAAKPVVEPHEAPCCGDERRRWAIDPEVITAEDGARYIYYGSYFGGISVRRLSEDGLASDPYTQVEVTVANRYEATSIIPHDGYYYLLASATDCCVGPLTGYSVFAGRSRSPYGPFVDREGIRLTDARVGGTPVLGLNGNRWVGTGHNTVLTDSGGQQWLLYHAVDRDNAYLGTEPGQERFTQRFLMMDALDWVDGWPTVRGGLWASDTEQPAPASQPNELSRYKRVLAQEAEPGALIASASDEFDGPVLSGQWTWIRPPGTNDFGLGQGGFRMNTQAADLHGTSNSASVLTEPVPSGDYAVETKLTLNLPPVSCCHNFVQAGLVIHGDDDHYVKLVHFSYWETRQIAFAKEYPVPGPDLPFYGETVGGPAAETVWLRIVRRAQGSQELYTAYSSINGTAWTRMGTWMHQLGPSARIGLVSMSGAGFTATFDYVRVYGLKE, from the coding sequence ATGGGATTGTGGCTGACGGTGCTCGCTGTGCTGAGCGCCACGGCTTGCTCGGAGGATGAAACGCCTCCCACGGAAGAGCCGCCCCCCACCCCTCCCACCGTCAACACCAAGAGTTACACCAATCCCCTGCGGGCCGTGATTCCCGGGGGAGGCACGGTCGACAATTGCCCGGACCCCACCCTCATTCGCGGACAGCAGCCGGGTGATACATCCTGGTACGTCTACTGCACGATGGACCCGCTGAACGCGCAGGACAAGGACGGCGAGGGCAAACTCAAACAGCACCTGATTCCCATGCTGAAATCCACGGACCTCGTGGATTGGACATACGCCGGGGATGCCTTCACGGCCCCTCCCGAGTGGGCTCAGCCCACCACGGATCTCTGGGCTCCCGAGATCGAATACTTCGGCGGGAAGTATCATCTGTATTACTCCGTGGTCGACTCGAAGTCGGGAGGCAACGCGATCGGCGTGGCCACCAGTGACGGCCCCCTGGGCCCCTGGACCCATGCGGCGAAGCCGGTCGTCGAGCCGCACGAGGCGCCCTGCTGTGGTGACGAGCGCAGGCGGTGGGCGATCGATCCCGAGGTCATCACCGCCGAGGATGGGGCCCGGTACATCTATTATGGCAGCTACTTCGGCGGCATCTCCGTGCGGCGGCTGTCCGAGGATGGCCTGGCGTCGGATCCCTACACCCAGGTGGAGGTCACCGTCGCCAACCGTTACGAGGCCACCAGCATCATCCCCCACGATGGGTATTACTACCTGCTGGCCTCGGCCACGGACTGCTGCGTGGGCCCCCTGACGGGCTACAGCGTCTTCGCCGGGCGGTCCCGGAGCCCCTATGGCCCCTTCGTGGATCGCGAGGGGATTCGCCTCACCGACGCCCGGGTGGGCGGCACGCCCGTGCTGGGGCTCAATGGCAACCGCTGGGTGGGGACCGGCCACAACACGGTCCTGACGGACTCGGGGGGCCAGCAGTGGCTGCTGTACCACGCCGTGGACCGGGACAACGCCTACCTGGGCACGGAGCCTGGCCAGGAGCGCTTTACGCAGCGCTTCCTGATGATGGATGCGCTGGACTGGGTGGATGGGTGGCCCACCGTGCGCGGAGGCCTGTGGGCTTCCGACACGGAGCAACCCGCCCCGGCCTCCCAGCCCAACGAGCTCAGCCGTTACAAGAGGGTGTTGGCCCAGGAGGCCGAGCCCGGGGCGCTCATCGCCTCGGCGTCGGACGAGTTCGATGGCCCCGTGTTGAGCGGCCAGTGGACCTGGATTCGCCCGCCGGGCACGAATGACTTCGGGCTGGGGCAGGGGGGCTTCCGGATGAACACCCAGGCCGCGGACCTCCATGGGACCAGCAACTCGGCCTCGGTGCTCACCGAGCCCGTGCCCAGCGGGGACTACGCCGTCGAGACGAAATTGACGCTGAACCTGCCCCCGGTGAGCTGCTGCCATAACTTCGTCCAGGCAGGGCTCGTCATCCACGGGGATGACGACCACTACGTGAAGCTCGTCCACTTCTCCTACTGGGAGACGCGGCAGATCGCCTTTGCCAAGGAATACCCGGTGCCGGGCCCGGACCTGCCCTTCTATGGGGAGACCGTTGGAGGTCCCGCCGCCGAGACCGTCTGGTTGCGGATCGTCCGGCGTGCGCAGGGCAGCCAGGAATTGTACACCGCCTACTCCAGCATCAATGGTACGGCTTGGACCCGGATGGGCACGTGGATGCACCAGTTGGGACCCAGCGCCCGGATCGGGCTGGTGTCGATGTCGGGTGCTGGCTTTACCGCCACTTTTGACTATGTCCGGGTCTACGGACTGAAGGAATAG
- a CDS encoding family 43 glycosylhydrolase, with product MRSRGVFLSAALLSLTVLAALTAPGCSSDEPKPPENPPENPPPPPPALDITNPVLSGDYPDPSILRVEDTYWATATSSEWAPHFPLLRSTDLLHWELVGPVFESEPTWSEGNYWAPELATDNGRYFIFYTAKKKGGPLCVAVATASQVSGPYTDRGPLVCQALGSIDGALIRDENNVLYLVWKEDGNSQGLPTPLWAQPLSEEGTQLIGEKKQILLNDTPWEGQVVEGPYLLRRNGWFYLFYAGAGCCGRACNYGVGVARSKTLLSGWEKHPLNPIVKNNASWKCPGHGSVVTDPLGRDYLLYHAYSTTDSVYVGRQGVLDAIQWGEDEWPSINSRRGTGGKVLATPPAFFDDFTATALVPGWQWPKSRAPSTALTGGVLTLAPPTAQAADPIGATLARSTNTGTYTAEAILEVGDLSAETSAGLAASGDPENGLGIALQAGKVALWIRKGNTHAVDASTSREAPVANGKLHLRMTARSGHLYRFAVSGDGASWTDVGGELNGDFLPPWDRGVRVALTGGGGAGAAARFDSLRITPE from the coding sequence ATGCGTTCTCGCGGTGTCTTTCTTTCCGCAGCCCTGCTCTCACTGACCGTCCTGGCCGCGCTGACGGCCCCGGGCTGCTCCTCGGACGAGCCCAAGCCCCCGGAGAACCCCCCGGAGAATCCACCTCCCCCTCCGCCCGCGTTGGACATCACCAACCCGGTCCTGTCCGGTGACTATCCGGATCCTTCGATTCTGCGCGTCGAGGACACGTACTGGGCCACCGCGACGTCCTCCGAGTGGGCGCCCCACTTCCCGCTGTTACGCTCGACGGATCTGCTTCACTGGGAGCTGGTGGGGCCGGTCTTCGAGAGCGAGCCCACCTGGTCCGAGGGCAACTACTGGGCGCCGGAACTCGCCACGGACAACGGCCGCTACTTCATCTTCTACACGGCGAAGAAGAAGGGAGGCCCCCTGTGTGTCGCCGTCGCGACGGCCTCGCAGGTGTCCGGGCCGTACACCGACCGGGGGCCGCTCGTCTGCCAGGCGCTGGGCTCCATCGATGGGGCGTTGATCCGCGACGAGAACAACGTGCTCTACCTGGTGTGGAAGGAGGACGGGAACAGCCAGGGCCTGCCCACGCCCCTCTGGGCGCAACCTTTGTCCGAGGAGGGCACCCAGCTCATCGGCGAGAAGAAGCAGATCCTTCTGAATGACACGCCGTGGGAGGGGCAGGTCGTCGAGGGGCCCTACCTCCTCCGGCGCAACGGCTGGTTCTACCTCTTCTATGCGGGCGCCGGATGCTGTGGGCGCGCCTGCAACTACGGGGTGGGCGTGGCCCGCTCGAAGACGCTGCTGTCGGGCTGGGAGAAGCACCCCCTCAACCCCATCGTGAAGAACAACGCGTCCTGGAAGTGCCCGGGACACGGCAGCGTGGTGACGGATCCCCTGGGCCGGGACTACCTGCTCTACCACGCCTACAGCACCACGGACTCCGTCTACGTCGGCCGGCAGGGTGTGCTGGATGCCATCCAGTGGGGAGAGGACGAGTGGCCTTCGATCAACTCGCGCCGGGGCACCGGCGGCAAAGTCCTGGCCACGCCCCCGGCCTTCTTCGATGACTTCACCGCCACGGCGCTGGTCCCTGGCTGGCAGTGGCCGAAGAGCCGCGCGCCCTCTACTGCCCTCACCGGGGGCGTGTTGACGCTCGCGCCCCCCACGGCCCAGGCGGCGGACCCCATCGGCGCGACCCTGGCCCGCTCCACCAACACCGGCACCTACACGGCCGAGGCGATCCTGGAGGTGGGAGACCTTTCCGCGGAGACCTCGGCGGGACTGGCGGCCTCGGGCGATCCGGAGAACGGGCTTGGCATCGCGCTTCAGGCGGGCAAGGTGGCGCTGTGGATCCGGAAGGGAAACACCCATGCGGTGGATGCCAGCACCTCCCGGGAAGCGCCCGTGGCAAACGGAAAGCTGCACCTGCGCATGACGGCGAGGTCCGGACACCTCTACCGGTTCGCCGTGAGCGGGGATGGCGCCTCCTGGACGGACGTGGGGGGTGAGCTGAATGGCGACTTCCTGCCCCCCTGGGACCGTGGTGTGCGTGTGGCGCTCACGGGGGGCGGCGGCGCGGGGGCGGCGGCACGGTTCGACTCGTTGCGCATCACCCCCGAATAG